The DNA region TTACCAAGTTATAGTAGAATAATACAACTGTGGCCTAGAATGTTACTACCGCTAGATTAATGCATTATCTGAGAGGAGAAGAGACTGGTATATATTACATCGATTCTACAAAGTTAGCAATTTGTCATAATAAACGCACCTCCAGCAATAGAGTTTTTAACAGAATTTCTAAAATTGCTAAGAGTAGTTATGGCTGGTTCTTATGCTTTAAGCTACATATTATAATCAATAATAAAGGCGAAATAATGTCAGTTAAAATTACTAAAGGCAATAAAAACGACCTTATCTGTAGCTTTAGTTTTTTCTAAAGGCTTATCTGGTAAATTGTTTGGTGATAAAGCTACATATCTAAAGAGTTATTTCATCAACTGTTGTCCAATGCTCTACGTTTATTTACTAATCTTCGTAAAGATATGAAAACATATTTATTGCACATAGAAGATAAGCGCTTATTAAATAAACGTTCCTTAATTGAACCTGTCTTTAATGTACTAAAAAAACATATGCATTTAGAGCATACTAGACACCGTTCTCCTCTTAATTTCTTTGTTCATATAATTGCTTCTCTTGCTAGTTATTCTATCTCTAAACTTAATCCCCATCTTATCTCTTCTTCTTCTCCTGACTCCTTATCCTAAATTAACGTTATTAACAAATTACAAAGTTGTTCAGTTAGTATAGTATGATCACTCACCTCTTTAGCAAAATTTTCGTTTTGTTTTTGAGTAGGCAATGAACCATTTAGTAATAAATAACATACCTCTTAAAAAAACTGCAACTAGTAGCTAAGTCTCTAATATCATATCTACGATGCATTAATATACCTTGGTTATCATCTATATAAGTTATTGATGATTTGCATGAAGCAGTTATATAAAACGAGGATCATAAGTACAACAATTACTCTCAGTATATAATTTGGTGATATCTATTATTCATACCCATAGTAGATTTTTTAATGGGAAGTAAAATTATTTGATTTCCAACCTTAAGTTCAGCATAATTTTTATCTGTCATTATCTTCAATTTTAAATAATATTATAAATCTACAAATCAAAAAAACGCTGTTCAGTTAAAGTGCTACTTATTCTCTGTAGGATCTGTTTGCACATTATTTGCTTGAGCACAAGAGCAAGTTGCTGCAACAGGATTTTTAACTTGCATTCTGACTAACTTTAACTCTTTCTCAAGTTCATCTATTTTATTTTGAAGATTACTACAATCTACATTCATATTACTAGCTTTTATTTCTTTTACTTGTAATACTTGAGCTGTTTGATTTTTGTCTAATAATCTAGTAGGAATAATTCTGTTTGGCAGTATTTTAGAAACTTTAGATGGCTTAGAAGAATAACAGGCTGCTTTTCCTAATTTTGTTTTTCTCATTGTTCCTAACTGTTGCTGTTCCATTTCCAGCATTTGCCTATACATTTGCCTATTAATAGCAGCTGCATTTGTTAATTCTTCATCTTCTATATCATTATCATCAATGTTATGTTGACTAACATTTTGTTGAGCTTTACGAATATATTTATAATTGTATATTGGAAAACGCTTTTTCTTGATAAACCCTGTAGCATTAATATTCTTAATATCATTAAAGCTATTAGTTATATTAGCATTCTTACTCTGAGTAGCTCCTGTCAGCATTAATACTAAAACTGCAATAAAAAAAATAAACCTTACCATAATTTACTCAATAAAATTATTTACACAATTGCAATATTATGTAAATATAATATATATTCTTCTAAAAAAACTAGATATGAATTTATCAATTCTGTCTAGAAAAATGTGAGAGTAGTAGAAAGAAAAAATTAAGTAAACAATTTTTTGATGAATTAATGTATTCTCACTATTTTATTACCTTAATTATTTATTTAATTTATCAAAGCTAAATTTAACTAGCAACTATAGCAACTAGTTTTTAGGTTTTACATTAAATACACTTACATAGAATAGTACTATACTAAAGAAAATATACTAATTAATAAGCACTAAATAATGAATAATATATTTGTAAGCATACTGCCTATATTCATTATCACAATGCTTGGTATTATTATTAAGAGAACTTGGATTAGCTCAGAAGAGTTTTGGCGTGGATTAGAAAAATTATCTTATTTTTTATTGTTTCCATTAGTATTATTCAATCATACATCTGCAATAGAAACTAGTTCGCATGATTTGCTTAGATTAATTCTTCTATTAATGTTATCTATTGGTATAGTCTCTATTATGTTGATAATATATAGAAGAAGAACTCAAAGTTGTAAGATGGTTTTTACATCTCTATTTCAGGGATCAATTAGGTTTAATAATTATATCTTTCTTGCATTAAGCAATGGTCTTTTTGGAAGCAAGAAGATGGCTATTGTAGCAATTGTTTCAGTTTATATGGTTATCTATACCAATGTGCTTTCAGTATTAATTTTTAGCATCTATACCAATAATCCTGACAATAACATTAAACCAAATTTTTCCAGTGCAATAAAAAATTTTGTGGCTAATCCACTAATTATTGCAAGTTTAATAGGATTAACTTTTAATTATTTTAATATAGTACTCAATGTTGGTATTAAAAACACTATTGATATATTATCAAATTCCGCGCTTGCAATTGGAGTAATGAGTGTTGGAGCTAGACTGCAATTTAATCTTAATACTAAACACATACATCAAATTCTTATAGCAGTGCTTACGAAGTTGATTATTTTACCTTTAATTACCATAATACTCTTTTTTATTGCTGGTATTACAGGTGATTTAAGAGTAGTTGGAATATTATTTAGTTGTTTACCACCAGCTAGCACATCATACTTACTTTCTCGACAACTACATGGAGATCCTGACTCCATGGCAACAATCATTACTTTTACTACAATATTTTCCTTATTGTCTTTATCAATTATTATGTATATCTTTGCTTAAAATTAATCGGATAATCTTTATGACTAATAACTTATCTAAAAATGATTCATTAATCTCAAAGTTAAGTCTTGAATATCATAAAAAAGATAACATGCCAGGTAAAATAGCTATGGTAACTACCAAACCACTTGCAACTCAACACGACTTAGCGCTAGCTTATTCCCCTGGTGTATCTGCTCCATGTCTAAAGATTTTTGATAATATTAATGCAATTTATGACTACACCTCTAGAGGTAACACAGTTGCAGTAATTTCAAATGGCACAGCAGTTCTAGGGCTAGGCAATTTAGGAGCTGCTGCTGCTAAACCTGTTATGGAAGGTAAGGCAGCATTATTTAAAAAATTTGCTGATATTGATGCTATAGATCTTGAGGTAGATACTGAAGATCCTTATGAAATTATTAAGATTATTCAATATCTTAAATATAATTGGGGTGGTATTAATTTAGAAGATATTAAGGCTCCTGAATGCTTTATTATAGAAAATAAGCTACAAGAACTTGTAGATATTCCAGTATTTCATGATGACCAACATGGTACAGCTGTTGCAGTTACAGCAGGAGTTATTAATGCTGCTGATCTTACAGGACGTCAGAATTTAAGAAATTTAAAAGTTATAATTAATGGAGCTGGAGCTGCTGGCATTGCTTGTGCAGAATTATTAAAGTCTATAGGTATAGAAAATATAATATTATGCGATAGCCAGGGCGTAATTTATAAAGGACGAACTAAAGGCATGAATGCATGGAAAGAGGCTCATGCTATCGATACTAAGTATAGAACTCTCAAAGAAGCAATAATTGGTGCTGATTTATTTTTAGGGTTATCAGTTAAAGGCACTTTAACACAAGAAATGTTAGCTACTATGGCTGATAAGCCAATTATCTTTGCCTTAGCTAATCCAGATCCTGAAATTATGCCTGATGAAGTTAAGTTTGTACGTCCAAATGCTATTGTTGCTACAGGAAGATCTGATTTTAGTAACCAAATAAATAATGTAATAGTGTTTCCTTATATTTTTAGAGGGGCATTAGATGCTATGGCAACAACAATAAATAACTCAATGAAAATAGCTGCAGCTAAGGAAATAGCAGCGCTTGCTGCTTGTCCAGTGCCAGAGTTAGTTACTAAAGCTCATTTAGGTCGAAAAATGGAATATGGCTTCGATTACATTCTTCCTTCACCATTTGACCCAAGGCTACTTTATACTATTCCACCATTAGTAGCTAGTGCAGCAGTAAAAACTGGAGTAGCTAGAAAAAATATTGATCTTCAAAAGTATAAAAATTATCTTTTTGATAAAGCTGCATTTGCTGAGTAAATAGTTATATAAGTAGCTATAATAACGTAGATAATAGTAAAGAAGGTGGCAATTTTTTTTGTACACATCTAAACTTTGCAAATTCTTAAAGCTATTTAATCTTAAGTTGCTTAGAACTTAGTCGTAAAGTTAGCAAAACAACGACATGCATTAACTCAAGCTTGATATAAAACATGCTAAAACATAGGAAAAACAAGGATTATAGGACTTTTATGCTTATGTATAGTCATTTACAATGAGGTTTGAGTATAGAAAAAAGCGATAAAAATTAATAGAATCATTGGTTATAAAGTTATTTTTTTGATACCTTATTCTCCAGATTTAAATCTATAGTCATTTACAATGAGGTTTGAGCATAAAAAAAGCAACAATAGCATCATAGATTTACCAACAGGATATTTTATACGCAAACTTCATTGTAAATGACTATATCATTTTTTGCCACAACTATTTCTTACTAAAGTCTTCTATGTGGAGTAGAAGAAAGTTATATGAGAATACAGGATTATATAATGATTACCAAATTTGATACTGGAATTTTATTTTGATATATTCTTGCCTGATTTTTTTTTATCTTTATGAATTACTAATATAGCAAATCTTATGCAGCAAAAAATTACTCTCCAACAAAAAAAAGGCTAAGCTAATTATGGATGAGGTTAACCTCAAAATTAAAGAACGTAAAATGCGTACTCAACGTCTTATTGAAATTGGTGGATTAGTTGCTAAGGCTAAGCTTGATCACTTACCAACAAATACTTTATTTGGTGCGATTATTTCACTAAAAGAAACTCTAACACAACATCCAAATGTTCAAGATCATTGAACTACAATTGGTAAAGATATTTTTGATAAAGAACAGCAAAATAAAGCTGCTGTGATTTTAAAATTTTCCTCTGAACTATAGTCATTTACAATGAAGTTTGCGTATAAAATATCCTGTTAGTAAATCTTATGATGCTATTGTCGCTTTTTTTATGCTCAAACCTCATTGTAAATGACTATAGACAAAGATACCAAGTGCTACATTCGTCTTCATGGCTTAAAATGGAATAGCTTTCGACAAGAATGGGCAGTTATGTTAAGGACATTGAGGCCTTAAAGAATGACCTTCTCAACGTCAATTTAGGATAAGGAGTCAGGAGAAGAAGAAGAGATAAGATTGGGATTAAGTTTAGAGATAGAATAACTAGCAAGAGAAGCAATTATATGAATAAAGAAATTAAGAGGAGAACGGTGTCTAGTATGCTCTAAATGCATATGTTTTTTTAGTACATTAAAGACAGACTCAATTAAAGAACGTTTATTTAATAACCGATTATCTTGTATGTCCAATAAATATGTTTTCATATCTTTACGAAGATTAGTAAATAAACGTAGACCATTGGAGAAGAGTTAATGAAGTAATAATTTAGATATGTAAGCTTTATCACCAAACAATTTACCAGATAAGACTTTAGAAATAACTAGACCTCTTTCGAAACTGGTTAAGGTAGTTCAAAATTATTGCTGATAAATATCGAAATGGACGTAAAAGATTCGGTCTTAGTTTTAATTTGATCTCTGGCATTTATAATTTTAAACTACCTTAACCAGTTTCGAAAGAGGTCTATTATAATTTTTAATAACATTGTTTAATATTCCTTCTAAATAAAGTCTTTCTTTCTTTGCTTCTACAAATGATTCAGTTCTTCCTGTCAACAGTTTATATGCAGTCTTAATATACATTAATACTTCGCTATAACAGTTTAAGTGTTTGCTTAATATTGATTTTTTATTTTCTGTTATTTCGGACTGAAAATTTCTAACTTCTTCTGGCTCACTTTTGAGCTGTTTGAACACATCTATTATATTTAGGTTTAGTGTTTTAAGTTGATGTGTAAGTTTTAAAAGCTCTTTATCACCAGCTGCTAGATGTCTTAGTAACAGTTTTGACTGTATATTTTTATTAAATATACTTTTATTTTTCTGTTGACCTTCGTTTCCAAGAGACATAAAATTCCCCTACTGTTTTTGTTTGAAAAATGGTTTCTGAAGATTAAAATAAAAAGCGTCATACCTTATTTCATTTAATCTTCAGCTTAGTATCATTAAAGTTTTGAAACCTAGATAATATAAGGTATAGAGTAGCATTATAATTTTTATCAGTCTATTAAAATCTTTTAATTTTCAGGCTAAATTTTTGCATAATAATTTAATGTTGATGTAAAATTATTACATTCCCTACTTATTGTTATAATAAATCTTATTCAAAAATGATGCATAAAAAGCCTTGTAAGCGTTATTTTTACTAGCGTTATGAGCTATTTTCTGGTATAATCTCAATAGAGATTCAACTAACAGAAATTAATTAAACTTCCTGTGTCAATAGCTGTTGCTAATAAGTCTAAACCTTTCCTTCATTGGATTGGTAGTAAACGAAGAATTGTTAATAAATTAATAGAACATCTTCCTCAAGGTTCACACTATAATTATTATGAACCATTCCTTGGTGGAGGTGCTTTATTTTTTCAAGTTAGGCATCTTTTTAAACAATGTTTTTTGTCTGACATCAATCTTGATTTAATTACTAGCTATAATGCTGTTAAAAATAATCCTAATGAGGTCAATAGATTACTGAGTTTATATCACAAACATCATTCAAAGGATTATTATTATAAAGTTAAAAACAAATATAGTAATAATCCGAATGAGATTACCGCAAAATTTATATATCTTAATAAATACTCTTTTAGGGGAATTTATAGAGTCTACAAAAATGGACAATCTGCTCAAACATTTTCTGGTGAATGCTACATTAAACTCCACATTGCATCTAGAATAAACCAATGCAGCAACCTTCTATATGGTGTATCAATTTATGCTACAGATTTTTCATTTATAGAGCCTCAACAAAATGACTTTGTTTATTTCGATCCTCCTTATCATAAATCTGGAGAACGATTCTATACTAGACTTCCATTTGGTGAAAAAGATCAAATTAGATTACTGGATTTTGTCCAAAAATTAACCAGCAAAGGTGTTAAGGTTATGATCTCAAATAATAATACTCCTTTTATTAGAGACTTATACAAAGATTTTAATATCAATATCGTTACAGTCGTATACTCAATCAATGAACAACGCAATCCTGTTAATGAGCTAATAATTACTAACTATAAAACTTATTAGTTATTAAATGTGAACCCGCCATTCAGCACGTATATGAATAGGAAGTGGTCTATAGTTAGCCGTTGTGCTGCATTCAATATCTAAATATGTATCTCTTGATAAGTTTATTGTTGTACCAACTCCCAAGTTTATATGAGTATTACTAGAAGACTTGTGAGCTGATATTAGTCCACCTGTAACAAACATTGAGGCTTTGTTACCTTCAATTATATTGTAATAATAATTAACTCGAGTATAACTATTTATACAGTTATCATAATACAAAAATCCTAATCTTAAATCTATTCTATGATGCCTAGCTACTCTATAACCAATGCCTGTTTCTAATGTAATGCCATGGTCAATAGCAACACCAGGTGAAAATTTTATATATAATGGTGAAGAATCAACACTATCTTCAGAAGCATTAAAGTTTACATTATTATTTGCTGTACATATTGATGGTGAAAATAATACAACAGCTGCTAACATAACAGCATAACACGGTTGCAAAAGTGATTTCAAAACATTCATAGCAGTATCTATTTAATTAGAATATTTTTTATGAAGTTTAATATTAATTATATTCTGAGTCAATTTTCTTTATTAGTATTAACATATTGGTTGAAAATTAATACCATGGGACTGATTGTTCCGTTAGAAAGTTGAATACATCTGCATTACCGCTTTTAGCAGCATAATCTATAGGATTCATGCCGCGTTATCATCTTTTGCATCAATATCTGCTCCATAATCAATCAAAAGCTGTATAACATCTATGATTTCATTACGAACAGCAATATGTAGTAGTGTTTCTCCTTCATCATATTTTTTATTAATACTAGTAGAATTATGTTTTAGCATAATTGCTAAAGGTTCTATACATCTGCATTCAACAGCATCAGATAAAGGTGTATTACCTTGATTATTCTCGATATTTACATCAGCGTTATATTTTAGCAGTAATGCTATATGATCATTGCAATATGTAGGATATTTTTCGAAAAATTCATAATATACTTGAATTCTGTCAACGACAAAATGTAAAAGCAGTGTGCCCATCATTATCTTGTGCGTTTACGTTAGCTCCATTGTTCAGCAAAATCTCAGCAATAGGTAGATTCTTATATTTTAAAGCAACAGATAAAGCTGTAGTACCATCTTTATATTTTGAATTGACAAGTGTACTATCCTTATTAATAAGCTGCTTCACTTTTTCAATATCACCATCTTGAATAGCGCTATGTAAGGTATATTTAGCCTTAGATTTGAATATCATATATTAGACTTCTTTCGAAACTATACAATGATGTAAAATGGTGTTATAAAAATCTGATTTGAAGTAATAATGAAATTAGATCAGATTAAAGAGTTAAAGGATGAAAAATTTCGTCGATTAACAGTAGTAAGGAAGGGAACATTCTCAAAGATGGTGGATATTTTGAGGAAAGCTGATGGTGTTAAGAAATCAAAAGGAGGGCGTAAAAATAAGCTCAATTTGGAGGAACAGTTATTGATGGTCTTAGAATACCTTAGAGAATACCGTACTTATTTTCATATAGGTCAGAACTATGGGATTAGTGAAAGTTCAGCATATAAAGCTGTAAAATGGGTAGAAGACACCTTAGTTAAACACCCAAACTTTGCTCTTCCAGGTCGTAAAGCTCTAATGAATAGCGATATGAATTATGAAGTAGTCTTGATTGATGCTACTGAGAGTCCAATAGAAAGACCCAAAAAAAACAAAAATTCTATTATTCAGGAAAGAAGAAAAGGCATACACTAAAGACTCAAATAGTGGTAGACAAGAAAACACGCCAAGTAATATGTACAGATTTTTCTAACGGTAAAAAACATGACTTTAGATTATTTAAGGAATCCAAAATTCTTATCCACCCTAAGATTAAAGCGATTACTGATACAGGATATCAAGGTATACAAAAAATTCACAATAATTCTGCATTACCAAAGAAAAAAAGCAAAAAAAATCCTTTAACTAAAAATGATAAAAAGAATAATCGTAGGTTAGCAGGAGAAAGAGTTGTCAATGAAAACGTTATTGCTATGCTAAAACGGTTCAAAATTATTGCTGACAAATATCGAAATAGACGTAAAAGATTCGGTCTTAGATTTAATTTGATCTCTGGCATTTATAATTTTGAACTACCTTAACCAGTTTCGAAAGAGGTCTAATGAATCGAAATCAAAGTTTTTATATAAGATCAAGTGCGATAAGAATAGTATTTTCATAGGCTATAGTTATCAAATACAGCAAATACTACATCAGTTAATAGATAATGCTAATCGCTTTAATAAAAACAGCAAAAATAAAGAAGTAGTAATTACAGTAGAATTATTACCTCCTACAATTTCAGAAAATACAGAAAGAATACTACAATTTACTGTTCATGATAATGGACAAGGCATATCAAAAGAAACTCTACAACAAATCAATAATGATTTTAGAGATATAAGTCAGAATAGTGAAGCATTAAGATTAAGCTTAACGTTTGTTAAGCTGATGCTTCAAGAAATACGAGGGGAAATTACTATGAAAAGTGAAGAAAAAAAGTATACGGAAGCCATATTTCATATACCAGTCAGCTTAGCTAATTGTTAGCTAAGCTTGCTATTTTAAATTTCTAAAAAACAAAGTTAATAAACTTAACCGTAGGAGAATAATGTGGAAAATAACAATATTAGACCTCTTTCGAAACTGGTTAAGGTAGTTCAAAATTATAAATGCCAGAGATCAAATTAAATCTAAGACCGAATCTTTTACGTCTATTTCGATATTTGTCAGCAATAATTTTGAACCGTTTTAGCATAGCAATAACGTTTTCATTGACAACTCTTTTTCCTGCTAACCTACGATTATTCTTTTTATCATTTTTAGTTAAAGGATTTTTCTTGCTTTTTTTCTTTGGTAATGCAGAATTATTGCGAATTTTTTGTATACCTTGATATCCTGTATCAGTAATCGCTTTAATCTTAGGATGGATAAGAATTTTGGATTCCTTAAATAATCTAAAGTCATGTTTTTTACCGTTAGAAAAATCTGTACATATTACTTGGTGCGTTTTCTTGTCTACCACTATTTGAGTTTTTAGTGTATGCTTTTTCTTCTTTCCTGAATAATAGAATTTTTATTTTTTTTTAGGTCCTTCTATAGGACTCTCAGTAGCACCAATCAAGACTACTTCATAATTCATATCGCTATTCATTAGAGCTTTACGACCTGGAAGAGCAAAGTTTGGGTGTTTAACTAAGGTGTCTTCTACCCATTTTACAGCTTTATATGCTGAACTTTCACTAATCCCATAGTTCTGACCTATATGAAAATAAGTACGGTATTCTCTAAGGTATTCTAAGGCCATCAATAACTGTTCCTCCAAATTGAGCTTATTTTTACGCCCTCCTTTTGATTTCTTAACACCATCAGCTTTCCTCAAAATATCCACCATCTTTGAGAATGTTCCCTTCCTTACTACTGTTAATCGACGAAATTTTTCATCCTTTAACTCTTTAATCTGATCTAATTTCATTATTACTTCAAATCAGATCTTTATAACACCATTTTACATCATTGTATAGTTTCGAAAGAAGTCTAATGAAGTTTGCGTATAAAATATCCTGTTAGTAAATCTTATGATGCTATTGTCGCTTTTTTTATGCTCAAACCTCATTGTAAATAACTATAGTTTATAATTCTAGAATAATAAAACATTCTTAGCTTATGAACATCTGATTCTCTGTGCCTTGATTCTAAAAATTAATCAGTTA from Orientia tsutsugamushi str. Boryong includes:
- a CDS encoding AEC family transporter, with the protein product MNNIFVSILPIFIITMLGIIIKRTWISSEEFWRGLEKLSYFLLFPLVLFNHTSAIETSSHDLLRLILLLMLSIGIVSIMLIIYRRRTQSCKMVFTSLFQGSIRFNNYIFLALSNGLFGSKKMAIVAIVSVYMVIYTNVLSVLIFSIYTNNPDNNIKPNFSSAIKNFVANPLIIASLIGLTFNYFNIVLNVGIKNTIDILSNSALAIGVMSVGARLQFNLNTKHIHQILIAVLTKLIILPLITIILFFIAGITGDLRVVGILFSCLPPASTSYLLSRQLHGDPDSMATIITFTTIFSLLSLSIIMYIFA
- a CDS encoding DNA adenine methylase: MSIAVANKSKPFLHWIGSKRRIVNKLIEHLPQGSHYNYYEPFLGGGALFFQVRHLFKQCFLSDINLDLITSYNAVKNNPNEVNRLLSLYHKHHSKDYYYKVKNKYSNNPNEITAKFIYLNKYSFRGIYRVYKNGQSAQTFSGECYIKLHIASRINQCSNLLYGVSIYATDFSFIEPQQNDFVYFDPPYHKSGERFYTRLPFGEKDQIRLLDFVQKLTSKGVKVMISNNNTPFIRDLYKDFNINIVTVVYSINEQRNPVNELIITNYKTY
- a CDS encoding IS5-like element ISOt6 family transposase (programmed frameshift), giving the protein MKLDQIKELKDEKFRRLTVVRKGTFSKMVDILRKADGVKKSKGGRKNKLNLEEQLLMVLEYLREYRTYFHIGQNYGISESSAYKAVKWVEDTLVKHPNFALPGRKALMNSDMNYEVVLIDATESPIERPKKKQKFYYSGKKKRHTLKTQIVVDKKTRQVICTDFSNGKKHDFRLFKESKILIHPKIKAITDTGYQGIQKIHNNSALPKKKSKKNPLTKNDKKNNRRLAGERVVNENVIAMLKRFKIIADKYRNRRKRFGLRFNLISGIYNFELP
- a CDS encoding malic enzyme-like NAD(P)-binding protein, producing MTNNLSKNDSLISKLSLEYHKKDNMPGKIAMVTTKPLATQHDLALAYSPGVSAPCLKIFDNINAIYDYTSRGNTVAVISNGTAVLGLGNLGAAAAKPVMEGKAALFKKFADIDAIDLEVDTEDPYEIIKIIQYLKYNWGGINLEDIKAPECFIIENKLQELVDIPVFHDDQHGTAVAVTAGVINAADLTGRQNLRNLKVIINGAGAAGIACAELLKSIGIENIILCDSQGVIYKGRTKGMNAWKEAHAIDTKYRTLKEAIIGADLFLGLSVKGTLTQEMLATMADKPIIFALANPDPEIMPDEVKFVRPNAIVATGRSDFSNQINNVIVFPYIFRGALDAMATTINNSMKIAAAKEIAALAACPVPELVTKAHLGRKMEYGFDYILPSPFDPRLLYTIPPLVASAAVKTGVARKNIDLQKYKNYLFDKAAFAE
- a CDS encoding membrane protein, which produces MNVLKSLLQPCYAVMLAAVVLFSPSICTANNNVNFNASEDSVDSSPLYIKFSPGVAIDHGITLETGIGYRVARHHRIDLRLGFLYYDNCINSYTRVNYYYNIIEGNKASMFVTGGLISAHKSSSNTHINLGVGTTINLSRDTYLDIECSTTANYRPLPIHIRAEWRVHI
- a CDS encoding sensor histidine kinase, translating into MNYLNQFRKRSNESKSKFLYKIKCDKNSIFIGYSYQIQQILHQLIDNANRFNKNSKNKEVVITVELLPPTISENTERILQFTVHDNGQGISKETLQQINNDFRDISQNSEALRLSLTFVKLMLQEIRGEITMKSEEKKYTEAIFHIPVSLANC